The Erwinia billingiae Eb661 nucleotide sequence CACCACGGCAACAGACCGGCAATCAGGATAAAAATCAATTCACCCGCATACATGTTTCCGAACAGTCGCAGACCCAGAGATACCGGTTTGGACAGCAGGCTCACACCTTCCAGAATCAGGTTGATCGGAATGAAAATCGGGTGATTGAAGGGTTGCAGTGTCAGCTCTTTCGTAAAGCCGCCAATGCCTTTCATCTTGATGCTGTAGAACAGAATCAAAACAAATACGCCAAGTGCCATAGACAGCGTGATGTTCACGTCTGCAGAAGGCACCACACGCAACGCTGGCAAACCTAAGACGTGCTCACCGATATACGGCAGGAAGTCTATAGGCAGCAGGTCCATGAAGTTCATCAGGAACACCCAGACGAAAATCGTCAGGGCCAGCGGTGCGATTAATTTGCTTTTACCGTGATACATGTCGCGGACGTTGTCGTCGACAAAACCAATTACCAACTCGATCGCGGCCTGCATTTTACCCGGTACGCCGCTGGTGGCTGATTTCGCAACTGAACGAAACAGCACCAGAAACACCAGTCCGAGCACCACAGAGAAAAACATGGAGTCGATATTTAGTACCCAGAACGACGGTGCGTCGTGTGGATTCACTAGCTCGAAGGTACGCAGATCAAGCTGAAGATTCTTCAGGTGATGACCTATGTATTCCTGCGGCGTAGAGATTTCTCCTGCAGCCATGATGCCTCTTACCCTTTGTTGTTAATTACAGCCGGTGCGACGATTTGCACAATCAG carries:
- the atpB gene encoding F0F1 ATP synthase subunit A — encoded protein: MAAGEISTPQEYIGHHLKNLQLDLRTFELVNPHDAPSFWVLNIDSMFFSVVLGLVFLVLFRSVAKSATSGVPGKMQAAIELVIGFVDDNVRDMYHGKSKLIAPLALTIFVWVFLMNFMDLLPIDFLPYIGEHVLGLPALRVVPSADVNITLSMALGVFVLILFYSIKMKGIGGFTKELTLQPFNHPIFIPINLILEGVSLLSKPVSLGLRLFGNMYAGELIFILIAGLLPWWSQWILNVPWAIFHILIISLQAFIFMVLTIVYLSMASEEH